The DNA region CATGCTCAGACCGCGATCTCACCGTGCCAGACGGTGACCCCGCGCCCGCCGAGGCGGATGCGGTCTCCCTGCCGGGTCAACCGCAGGGTGCCGCCGCGCGTGGAGAGCTGCTCGGCGACCAACTCGTCGCGGTGTAGTCGCTCGGCCCACCAACTGCCGATGGTGCAGTGGGCAGAACCGGTGACCGGATCTTCGGGAACACCCACGGCGGGATAGAAGCATCGGCTGACGATCCGGTCACGCTCATCGTCGTATGCGGTGAGGATGACGCCGCGTACCGGGATCGAGGCCAGTAGCGAAAGGTCGGGGCGTGCGGCACGGACATCGTGTGGGCTGGCGACCTCGACGAGCAGGTCGGACACCCCGCGGGCCACGGTTACGACGGTGACGTCGTCGGCGAGGGCGCGACGGAGCTCGGGCGGTGCCGACACTGGTGTCGGCGGATCGGCCGGGAAGTCCATCTCGATCCAACCGTCCGGCGACACCGTGCAGGTCAGCTCTCCGCTGCGGGTACGGAAGCGGGTCGAACCGCCCAGCACGTGCGCGGTGGCGAGGGTCGCGTGGCCGCAGAGGTCCACCTCGACCGTCGGGGTGAACCAGCGCAACTGCCACCAACCGTCCTGTCCGGGCAGCGCGAATGCCGTCTCCGAATGTCGCATCTCGCTGGCGATGGCCTGCATCCAGGCGTCATCGCGCTGTTCATCGAGGATGACCACACCGGCCGGGTTGCCGCGGAACGGCTCGTCCGTGAAGGCGTCAACGACGAACAGTCGGGTGCCGTTCGTATTCATGGAACCTCCCTCGTCCGCGGAGCAGGCCGGCCAGGGCGGGGCCCCACCACGAACTCACCTGGGGTGGTCGGTCAATGCGGGAGCCGGAGTGGCGCCGCTGAAGTAGAGCTTGGGATCGACCTCGAGGGCGGATGTGTAGGCCCCGGACATTTCCCGAGCAATCTGCCGGAGTTCCTCGGGCACCGGCGTGCGCGTGGTTCCTAGGGTCTGTTCCGTCGTGACTGAAGCAGGAGCGACTGACCCCGCTGCGGTCTGGGTACTGGCGAACATGCCTACCCCCGTTTCGTCGGACCGGATCGTTTCAGAATCTCCGGACGCGGCGGACACGACAACCACCATTCGGTGGATTCGGTTCGCGCGTCGTGCTGAATGACAGCTTTCCGACACCCGTGTCGAGTGATCGATGCTCATGTCTGCTTCTCCTGGTCGGTCTCAGCTAGCGGCTCCCGATCGGCCGCACCTGGTTGTGGTGGCACGAACCGCGTCAGCTTGTTCAGCGTCTCGCGGGTGGTCACCGTGTCGGGGTGTGCCTCGCCCAGCACCCGTTCGCGATCGAGGTGCAGTTGGGTCAACTCGGTCCGCGCGGTGTCGATCTTTCCTTGTTCTATGTGCACCTGGGCCAGCGTCCAACGCAGCCAAAGCACTTCTGGACGGTCCGCCTGGCCGGGCTCGACGCTGTTGAGCGCTGCCCCGCTCTCCTGTTCGGCCTCCTCGTATCGAGACAGCTCGTAAAGGCACCGGGCCAGGCTCTGTCGAACGAACAGGGTCTCCGGCTCTGTGGGTGCCCAGTGGCGCAGCCGGATCGCCAGGATCTCCCGCAGCATCGTCTCGGCTTCGGCGGTCCGGCCCTGGAGAAGGATCGCCCGAGCCAGGCTGTGCCGGATGACCATCGTGTCGGAATGCTCAGGCCCGCGAACCCTGTCCTCTGCGGCGACGATCGCGGTGAGTTCCTGTTCTGCCTCGGCCCACCGACCGTTCTGCGCCATGATGGCGCGGGCGAGTTTGTGCCGGCTGGCCAGCGTGTCCGCGTGATTGGCGCCAAGTACGGCCGTCCGATCGGCGATCAGCTCGCGAAGGAGTTCCTCGGCGTCGTGCGGTCGCTGCAACTCCAGCGCCGCGCGGGCCAGTTCGTGCCGTAGCGCCAGCATCTCTCTGTCCGTCGGGTTCACATCGAACGCCTGGCAGCCGGCCACCACAGCAACGAGCAACTCCTCGGCGGCAAGCGCCAGGCCGGTGGCGATCAGGTACCGCGCGGTCAGCCGTACCAGTTCCAGTGTTGCCAAGACGGTCACCCGCTCGTACCGCACTCCGCTGGTCAGCAGATAGTCCCGGGCGACCCCGATGGTGTGCGGAGCGATGAGGTACCAGCCGTCCCAGGCCGACTGCGCGTCCGGGTTTCGGTCTTTGACCGCCGCGGTCAGCATCTTGCTGATCAGGCTGTAGTACTCGTTGGTTCGTTGCCGGAGATCTGGGTGGTCGCGCATCATCCCGTGCACCAGTGGATGTAGCGACATGACGTGCCGGAAGTCCTCGTCGCGGACGGACTCCACCTCGTACAACTCGATCAGGGAGAGGTCGGCGAGACCTTCCAGCACGGTGAGTCGCTGTCGGCCGGTGAACTCGGAGAACAGCGGAGATCGCATCAGGGCCTGCTGGTCGAGCACCCGGTGGTAGGGCACGGGCGCGACGTTGAGGCAGGCGAGAACCCGCAGCAGATTGCCGGCCTGGGTCAGCCCTCGCCGAGCCAACAGGTCCAGGGAGATGTCGAAGACACTGCTGGTGACACCGAGGCCGGTCGGCTCGTCGAGTTCCCCCCGAGCACCTGGCGGTAGCGCGAAACGCTGTTGCAGGTCCTGTAGGTAACTGTCGAAATTCCGCAGCACCTGAGTGCCCTGCCAGACCCGCGTGGTGTGGACGGACTTCAGGTAGTCGCCGACGGCGCGTAGCGCGAGTGGCAGCCCACCGAGCGCGGCGCTGAGTCGCTGAGCCTGTTCCACGGTACCGGCCACGCTGCCGGCCCGGTCGAGCAGCACCAGGGCACCGTCCTGCTCACTCAGCGGCGGCACCGGGTGCCGCACCGACCAGGACGGCCAGGTGGTGCGGTCGCCGTCGCGGCTGGTGATGATCACGAGGTTGTCTGGGTCCGTCGGTGGGCGCAGCCAGCCGGTGCCGTCCGCGATGTCCTCGTCAACCGGGTCGAGCAACCGCGGTTCGTCGACGTTGTCGATGATGAGCACCCAACGCTGCTCGGCCTGGTTGAGGAAGCGCCAGACAAGGTCGGTCGCGCTTGAGCCGCCGGACCACGCCCGGTCCACCAGACCAGTCGGTGCACCGAGTCGACTGGCGACCTCACGCATGCCGGAACTCAATCGGAGCGCCGAGACCCACCAGACCTGGCGTCCCTGCCGGAGAGCGCGGCTTGCGATCTCCAGCGCCAGGTGACTCTTGCCGCTGCCGGGAAGACCGTGCAGAACGTGCACGGATGGGCCGCTCCGGCCGGTACGGAATTCGCCGGTGATCTCTTTGAGCAAGTCATCCCGCCCGTAGACGGGTGAGGTGAGGCGGGCCAGGGGTGGGTCGATGGAGATCCGGCCGGCCCGGTCCGGCCGGTCCAGGGCAGTGCTGCTCGCCGGTGCGGTCCTGACCGATGCAGGCGGCTTCGATGACGAGTCGGTCCGTTCCGCGGCGGGGGAGGCCGCAGGTTCGATCTCGGGTTCGCCGGGCTCCTCGGCCGCTGTCTGGATCTCTTTCTTGAGCGCCCGATAGCATGAGTCTTCGGGGGAACTGGGCCGGATCACCGAGAAATGATCACCGGGAAGAACGCCGGTCATGGTGAAGGTCCAGTTGGCGAGCACCGGCGGGACGATGTTGTCGGATATCCCAGCGTAGGTCGAGACGGGGATCGGCCATTCCGTGGCGGTGCGCTCGCGGGCCTGAAGTACGCCACGAATCACCGCGTTGTGGGTCTCGATGATTCCCTCGTGCAGTGGACGCAATTCCCGTTCCTGGGGACTGCGTCGTCGTAGGGTCAGTTTGCGCAACGAGCCGAGGAACTGTGACCCGGAATTCGGACAGGCGAACATCACCACCCGGCGGATCGGGGCCAACTCGTGACCGTGCGCCGCAGCCAGGGTGCGCGCCAGGAACCGTTGGACGATCAGACCACCCTGGCTGTGCGAGACGAGTACCACCAGCCGGGCGTCGGCCGGAAGATCGTCCCGCAGATATGTGCGCAGCCGGTCGGCGATGTCGTTGAGATGGGGAATCCGGCGGTCCGGCCGGAACCGAACGAGTTGCGAGGCGTACTCGAAGAAGTGAATCCGTAGCCCTGGCAGCTCTGGATCCTTGGACAGCAGCTCCGTCATCGGAAGCCAGGCGCGCCGGGAGGAGAGCAGGCCATGGACGAAGACGACGTCGATCCGGTTCACTTCGCCTCACCATCCCCGGCTGCGCCGGCAGGTGATCCGGCTGGTGCTCCCGTGCTGTTCGGGCGGTGACCGGCATTCGGCGGATCGGTTGGTCTGGTGGCCGCGAGGATGTCGACGACCACGCGGGTGAGCAGAGTCGCTACCGCCAACGCCAGGCAGACCGCCAGCAGCGTCCTGGGAACCGGACCGGGCGCCACGTAATCGGCGAGCACCAGTAGCGACAGGGTGAGGCCGCCCATGATCGTACTTACGATGAAAATGGAATATGCGCGTACCCGGGGTCGAGTCCAAAATCTGACACCATCGGGATCCTCGCGCCGGGTGTGCCGGTTCTGCTGGCCCAGTCGGTCGAGGAAGCGGGATTCCCAGATCAACGCGAGCATCAACACCGGTAGTACCTGGGCGCTGGTTGCATAGAAGTCAGGGAACAACGTGGACCTCCGCTGGGGTCGGAAGTCTTATCATCCGCTGCTCTGGCGCAGGCATGGATCGCACGATTGGTTGACATCATATCGGCGTATGTCGCGCGGAGCCGCATGAATGGTGGTCAGCGATGGTACGGCAATTGCGCCCGCGAACCGGCCGAATTCGCGTGCGGGATGGATGGCCGATCGCTGTCGGGTGAATGATTCCGGAGCGTGACCAGGTGGGGTGGCGGAGCCTGTCCGCGTGCGGGTCCCGTTGATCTGCGGATAGGCCGTCACCTCGGTAGATCTTGCGTAGGCCGACCCGTGACGATCCGTAGTCGGGTTGGGTTGGCCGGGTGAGGAAAGCGGTAGGTCCGCCGGTCAGGAGAGGGCGCGGAGGAAGCGCTCGGCGATCGGGACGGCCGTGCCGCTGCCGGAGCCGCCCTTCTCGACGAAGACCGCGAAGGCCACCTCGCCCTGCCAGCCGATGAACCAGGCGTGGGTGTTCTTCGGGTTGTTGTCGTACTCGGCGGTGCCGGTCTTGCCGTGCACCGGTTCGCCGGGCACATCCTTCA from Micromonospora sp. NBC_01739 includes:
- a CDS encoding PhzF family phenazine biosynthesis protein, whose protein sequence is MNTNGTRLFVVDAFTDEPFRGNPAGVVILDEQRDDAWMQAIASEMRHSETAFALPGQDGWWQLRWFTPTVEVDLCGHATLATAHVLGGSTRFRTRSGELTCTVSPDGWIEMDFPADPPTPVSAPPELRRALADDVTVVTVARGVSDLLVEVASPHDVRAARPDLSLLASIPVRGVILTAYDDERDRIVSRCFYPAVGVPEDPVTGSAHCTIGSWWAERLHRDELVAEQLSTRGGTLRLTRQGDRIRLGGRGVTVWHGEIAV
- a CDS encoding alpha/beta fold hydrolase, with protein sequence MNRIDVVFVHGLLSSRRAWLPMTELLSKDPELPGLRIHFFEYASQLVRFRPDRRIPHLNDIADRLRTYLRDDLPADARLVVLVSHSQGGLIVQRFLARTLAAAHGHELAPIRRVVMFACPNSGSQFLGSLRKLTLRRRSPQERELRPLHEGIIETHNAVIRGVLQARERTATEWPIPVSTYAGISDNIVPPVLANWTFTMTGVLPGDHFSVIRPSSPEDSCYRALKKEIQTAAEEPGEPEIEPAASPAAERTDSSSKPPASVRTAPASSTALDRPDRAGRISIDPPLARLTSPVYGRDDLLKEITGEFRTGRSGPSVHVLHGLPGSGKSHLALEIASRALRQGRQVWWVSALRLSSGMREVASRLGAPTGLVDRAWSGGSSATDLVWRFLNQAEQRWVLIIDNVDEPRLLDPVDEDIADGTGWLRPPTDPDNLVIITSRDGDRTTWPSWSVRHPVPPLSEQDGALVLLDRAGSVAGTVEQAQRLSAALGGLPLALRAVGDYLKSVHTTRVWQGTQVLRNFDSYLQDLQQRFALPPGARGELDEPTGLGVTSSVFDISLDLLARRGLTQAGNLLRVLACLNVAPVPYHRVLDQQALMRSPLFSEFTGRQRLTVLEGLADLSLIELYEVESVRDEDFRHVMSLHPLVHGMMRDHPDLRQRTNEYYSLISKMLTAAVKDRNPDAQSAWDGWYLIAPHTIGVARDYLLTSGVRYERVTVLATLELVRLTARYLIATGLALAAEELLVAVVAGCQAFDVNPTDREMLALRHELARAALELQRPHDAEELLRELIADRTAVLGANHADTLASRHKLARAIMAQNGRWAEAEQELTAIVAAEDRVRGPEHSDTMVIRHSLARAILLQGRTAEAETMLREILAIRLRHWAPTEPETLFVRQSLARCLYELSRYEEAEQESGAALNSVEPGQADRPEVLWLRWTLAQVHIEQGKIDTARTELTQLHLDRERVLGEAHPDTVTTRETLNKLTRFVPPQPGAADREPLAETDQEKQT